A window from Pseudomonas sp. MRSN 12121 encodes these proteins:
- a CDS encoding DUF3015 domain-containing protein encodes MKRILLGTLFTAVSINAMAQAPGGPDCGWGNMLFEGQRGTPAHFLASTTNGTSGNATFGMTSGTNGCSTNSALTYGGKSWFAMNGMMNELSEDMAKGEGEALTTYAVVLGVAPEDRAHFAAVTHEHFQQIFSKADVTADDVHTNTLAVLKNDARLAKYATPA; translated from the coding sequence ATGAAACGGATTCTTCTCGGTACTCTCTTCACCGCTGTTTCCATCAATGCAATGGCCCAAGCGCCAGGCGGTCCGGACTGTGGTTGGGGCAACATGCTGTTCGAAGGGCAGCGCGGCACTCCGGCTCACTTCCTGGCCTCCACCACCAACGGCACCTCCGGTAACGCGACGTTCGGCATGACTTCCGGCACCAACGGTTGCTCGACCAACAGCGCGCTGACCTACGGCGGCAAATCCTGGTTCGCCATGAATGGCATGATGAACGAGCTGTCCGAAGACATGGCCAAAGGTGAAGGCGAAGCGCTGACCACCTACGCCGTGGTCCTGGGCGTCGCTCCTGAAGACCGCGCGCACTTCGCCGCCGTCACCCACGAGCACTTCCAGCAGATCTTCAGCAAAGCCGACGTAACCGCGGACGATGTGCACACCAATACCCTCGCCGTGCTGAAAAACGACGCACGCCTGGCCAAATACGCTACCCCGGCCTAA
- a CDS encoding Lon protease family protein: MPDPVAASLRLAPEALTRPFSAEQFSFSTTNDLEPFRGVLGQERAVEALQFGVAMPRPGYNVFVMGEPGTGRFSFVKRYLKAEGKRLQTPSDWVYVNNFDEPREPRALELPSGAAGAFISDINGLIDNLLATFPAVFEHPSYQQKKSAIDRAFNQRYDRALDVIERLALEKDVALYRDSSNIAFTPMFDGKALDEAEFAQLPEADRERFHEDISALEERLNEELASLPQWKRESSNQLRQLNEETITLALQPLLAPLSEKYAENAGVCGYLQAMQVYLLKTVVEQLVDDSKTDAVARKLLEEQYCPSLVVGHPASGGAPVVFEPHPTYDNLFGRIEYSTDQGALYTTYRQLRPGALHRANGGFLILEAEKMLGEPFVWDALKRALQSRKLKMESPLGELGRLATVTLTPQHIPLQVKVIIIGARQLYYTLQDLDPDFQEMFRVLVDFDEDIPMVDESLEQFAQLLKTRTSEEGMAPLTADAVARLATYSARLAEHQGRLSARIGDLFQLVSEADFIRHLASDEMTDAGHIERALKAKATRTGRVSARILDDMLAGIILIDTDGAAVGKCNGLTVLEVGDSAFGVPARISATVYPGGSGIVDIEREVNLGQPIHSKGVMILTGYLGSRYAQEFPLAISASIALEQSYGYVDGDSASLGEACTLISALSKTPLKQCFAITGSINQFGEVQAVGGVNEKIEGFFRLCEARGLTGEQGAIIPQANVATLMLDEKVLAAVRAGQFHVYAVRQADEALSLLVGEPAGEPDADGQFPEGSVNARVVERLRVIAEMISEDELKEAEKEQAQEALAEAKPA; this comes from the coding sequence ATGCCTGATCCTGTTGCTGCCAGCTTGCGTCTAGCGCCCGAAGCGCTGACCCGTCCGTTTTCCGCTGAACAGTTCAGCTTCTCGACCACCAATGATCTGGAGCCCTTTCGCGGTGTGCTTGGCCAGGAACGCGCAGTCGAAGCCTTGCAGTTCGGCGTGGCCATGCCACGCCCCGGTTACAACGTGTTTGTCATGGGCGAGCCTGGTACCGGCCGTTTCTCCTTCGTCAAACGCTACCTGAAGGCGGAAGGCAAGCGCCTGCAGACCCCGTCCGACTGGGTTTACGTCAACAATTTCGATGAGCCGCGCGAACCACGTGCGCTGGAGCTGCCTTCGGGCGCTGCCGGGGCGTTCATCAGCGATATCAACGGCCTGATCGACAACCTGCTGGCGACCTTTCCGGCCGTCTTCGAGCATCCGTCCTATCAGCAGAAGAAAAGTGCCATCGACCGTGCGTTCAACCAGCGTTACGACCGGGCGCTGGACGTCATCGAGCGCCTGGCGCTGGAGAAGGATGTCGCGCTGTACCGCGACAGCAGCAACATTGCCTTCACCCCGATGTTCGACGGCAAGGCGCTGGACGAGGCCGAATTCGCGCAATTGCCCGAAGCCGATCGCGAGCGTTTCCACGAGGACATTTCCGCCCTGGAAGAGCGCCTCAACGAAGAGCTGGCGAGCCTGCCGCAGTGGAAGCGCGAGTCGAGCAACCAACTGCGCCAACTCAACGAAGAAACCATCACCCTGGCCTTGCAGCCACTGCTGGCGCCGCTGTCCGAGAAGTACGCGGAAAACGCCGGTGTGTGCGGTTATCTGCAGGCCATGCAGGTGTACCTGCTCAAGACCGTGGTCGAGCAACTGGTGGACGACAGCAAGACCGACGCGGTGGCCCGCAAGCTGCTGGAAGAGCAGTACTGCCCGAGCCTGGTGGTCGGTCATCCGGCCAGCGGCGGCGCGCCGGTGGTGTTCGAGCCGCACCCGACCTACGACAACCTGTTCGGCCGCATCGAATACAGCACCGACCAGGGCGCGCTGTATACCACCTATCGCCAACTGCGCCCGGGGGCCCTGCACCGGGCCAATGGCGGCTTCCTGATTCTCGAAGCCGAGAAGATGCTCGGCGAGCCCTTTGTCTGGGACGCGCTCAAGCGTGCCCTGCAATCGCGCAAGCTGAAGATGGAGTCGCCACTGGGCGAGCTGGGACGCCTGGCTACCGTGACCCTGACGCCGCAGCACATTCCGTTGCAGGTCAAGGTCATCATCATCGGCGCCCGCCAGCTGTACTACACGCTGCAGGACCTGGATCCGGACTTCCAGGAGATGTTCCGCGTGTTGGTGGATTTCGACGAAGACATCCCGATGGTGGACGAGAGCCTCGAACAATTCGCCCAACTGCTGAAAACCCGTACCTCCGAAGAAGGCATGGCCCCGCTGACCGCGGACGCGGTGGCGCGCCTGGCCACCTACAGTGCCCGCCTGGCGGAGCACCAGGGACGCTTGTCGGCGCGGATCGGCGATCTGTTCCAGCTGGTCAGCGAGGCGGATTTCATTCGTCACCTGGCCTCGGACGAGATGACCGATGCCGGGCACATCGAGCGCGCACTCAAGGCCAAGGCCACGCGCACCGGCCGGGTCTCGGCGCGGATTCTCGACGACATGCTGGCGGGGATCATCCTGATCGACACCGACGGTGCCGCCGTGGGCAAGTGCAACGGCCTGACGGTGCTGGAAGTGGGCGACTCGGCCTTTGGCGTGCCGGCGCGGATTTCCGCCACGGTGTATCCGGGGGGCAGCGGTATCGTCGACATCGAGCGTGAGGTCAACCTCGGCCAGCCGATTCACTCCAAGGGCGTGATGATTCTCACCGGCTACCTGGGCAGTCGTTACGCCCAGGAATTCCCTCTGGCGATTTCGGCGAGCATCGCGCTGGAGCAATCCTATGGTTACGTCGATGGCGACAGCGCATCGCTGGGCGAAGCGTGCACGCTGATCTCGGCCTTGTCGAAAACCCCGCTCAAGCAATGCTTTGCCATTACCGGTTCGATCAACCAGTTCGGCGAAGTGCAGGCAGTGGGTGGGGTCAACGAGAAGATCGAAGGTTTCTTCCGTCTCTGCGAGGCACGGGGCCTGACGGGGGAGCAAGGAGCCATCATTCCTCAGGCCAACGTCGCCACCCTGATGCTGGACGAAAAGGTGCTGGCGGCAGTGCGCGCCGGGCAATTCCACGTCTATGCCGTGCGCCAGGCCGACGAGGCCCTGAGCCTGCTGGTGGGCGAACCTGCGGGCGAGCCGGACGCGGATGGCCAGTTCCCGGAAGGCAGCGTCAACGCACGGGTGGTGGAGCGCCTGCGGGTGATTGCGGAAATGATCAGCGAAGATGAGCTCAAGGAAGCGGAAAAGGAACAGGCGCAAGAGGCGCTGGCCGAAGCCAAACCGGCATGA
- a CDS encoding DUF6482 family protein yields MNLHELNAYAVAGKVDELNLISLEGGIYLLEARMHGAAFPLSDAHGQMLHLRSVEHAREVLHAFPRLPFNLIHTSVHDEMCGLSAGTEDSLRVPIASRSSW; encoded by the coding sequence ATGAACCTGCATGAACTGAATGCCTATGCCGTCGCCGGAAAGGTCGACGAGCTGAACCTGATTTCCCTCGAGGGCGGTATCTATCTGCTCGAGGCCCGGATGCACGGGGCGGCGTTCCCCCTCAGCGACGCCCATGGCCAGATGCTGCACCTGCGCTCGGTGGAGCATGCCCGGGAAGTGCTGCATGCCTTTCCCAGGCTGCCCTTCAACCTGATCCATACATCGGTGCATGACGAGATGTGCGGGCTGTCGGCCGGCACCGAGGACAGCCTGCGAGTGCCTATCGCCTCGCGTTCGTCCTGGTAG
- a CDS encoding TIGR00645 family protein, with protein sequence MERLVENAMYASRWLLAPIYFGLSLGLLALALKFFQEVFHVIPNVFTMAESDLILVLLSLIDMALVGGLLVMVMISGYENFVSQLDIDEDKEKLSWLGKMDSSSLKMKVAASIVAISSIHLLRVFMDAKSIETQYLMWYVIIHMTFVISACAMGYLDKLTKH encoded by the coding sequence ATGGAACGTTTAGTCGAAAATGCAATGTACGCCTCGCGCTGGCTGTTGGCGCCGATCTACTTCGGTCTGTCCCTGGGCTTGCTCGCGTTGGCGCTGAAGTTTTTCCAGGAAGTCTTCCACGTCATTCCCAACGTGTTCACCATGGCCGAGTCCGATCTGATCCTGGTGCTGCTGTCGTTGATCGACATGGCGCTGGTCGGCGGCTTGCTGGTGATGGTGATGATTTCCGGCTATGAGAATTTCGTGTCTCAGCTGGACATCGACGAAGACAAGGAAAAGCTCAGCTGGCTGGGCAAGATGGATTCTTCTTCGCTGAAGATGAAGGTAGCCGCCTCCATCGTGGCAATTTCCTCGATCCACCTGCTGCGGGTGTTCATGGACGCGAAGAGTATCGAGACCCAGTACCTGATGTGGTACGTGATCATCCATATGACCTTCGTGATCTCGGCCTGCGCCATGGGTTATCTGGACAAGCTGACCAAGCACTGA